A single region of the Lactobacillus xylocopicola genome encodes:
- the addA gene encoding helicase-exonuclease AddAB subunit AddA — protein MPKFTKKQQQAITDRDQDILVSASAGSGKTTVLVQRLLQEISAGTGVDQLLVVTFTKAAAQEMKSRIKTELQKQVNRATNSQYLRQQLNLVDAANISTIDAFCLDVIHRFYYVIDLDPSFSILTDETQAGLMRERALQEIEAEFLEKQDPGFIAFYQNFAGDRDVAAAQNLLLDLYDYALAKPDYRSWLNDLAQKYEVQGEIVPSALWQDRIKPYLVAIFAELKQKLAELLEETLLESKELSKVKENFTLFQKCLTGYLDALKSDANYDQQRAMLRSCTFASGMRRSKKWDEDLLDFYDEALALKNEATEQVFTIFTSFYATTEKEQVELLDKGQQLTTAITRAELALIDRFTELKRSENLLDFSDMEQLAYQILSQDTTNSQVARSFYQNKFKEIMVDEYQDINALQEKILQLIKHEGQNNLFMVGDVKQSIYGFRQAEPALFLHKYHQAADQKNPGAERILLSENFRSTKPVVKFVNQVFDRVLTTGFGGINYAEEGQLVWGADYYPAPLPQATELIYHDQEQANEERQDDDDELDSAEIAMVINRIKQFNNENLQVYDSQTGKLRKFEYSDIAILTRSRSDNLRIMQEFAKNQLPLLVTDAKNYFQTLELTIIMNYLRIIDNPDQDIPLVAVLRSPVFNFTEADLAKIRIQSPKTSFYYALTAYLTVSDQLSSKVKDFLNQLEDLRKFSTNHRISELIWSIYERTSLLEIMTALPNGKQRRVNLEALYERATSYESAGFKGLYQFINFIERMRRSQKDLAQPLLTKEADHAVRLMTIHGSKGLEFPIVFYLGLQHRFQMRELSNNYLISGDNVGLTVRQEHYWADTLLKSADNLDKKQQLLEEEARIMYVGMTRARQKLILVADLKNVPQTTKVWDQQSAHHRQLTLHDKLAATSPMSYIGPAIKWDRQVPQTIGEVTAALDESQDLLIFNYQEEPIKAAVVAPANHEAKNDPATLLEKTAQKLYDFSYPFKDASQTTAYQSVSEIKKAFNDPLDVELENAHLLSSTNRYLQPIDTKPNFLFETKYTGTEIGTAMHLILQYYDYRGPGDRAQLEHELDDLVDQNKLQAAIVPSLNLDQLDWFVHSDFARYFWRNPENLQREVEFSSLLPAAKLFADFSDPSAQILIHGTIDGYFTGDDGIILFDYKTDHIDTDHLELAISKIKEKYTGQLRLYERALNSFASKRVSHKYLILLDAEQVVEVS, from the coding sequence ATGCCTAAATTCACAAAAAAACAGCAACAAGCAATCACTGATCGCGACCAAGACATCCTAGTTTCCGCTTCAGCTGGCAGTGGCAAAACGACAGTTTTAGTACAACGCTTGCTACAAGAAATTAGTGCTGGCACTGGAGTTGACCAACTCCTGGTGGTAACCTTCACTAAGGCTGCCGCCCAAGAAATGAAAAGCCGCATCAAGACAGAATTACAAAAACAAGTTAATCGGGCCACTAATTCACAATACTTACGTCAGCAGCTTAACCTGGTTGATGCGGCCAATATTTCTACGATTGATGCTTTCTGTCTTGATGTCATCCACCGCTTTTATTATGTGATCGACCTTGACCCTAGCTTCAGCATTTTGACTGATGAAACTCAGGCTGGCTTAATGCGCGAGCGGGCTTTGCAGGAAATCGAAGCCGAATTTTTGGAAAAGCAAGACCCGGGCTTTATTGCATTCTATCAAAACTTTGCCGGTGACCGGGATGTAGCAGCGGCCCAGAACCTCTTGCTTGACCTCTACGACTATGCCTTAGCCAAGCCCGATTACCGCAGCTGGCTTAATGACCTGGCACAAAAATATGAAGTTCAAGGCGAAATTGTACCATCTGCCTTATGGCAAGATAGGATTAAACCCTACTTAGTGGCTATCTTTGCTGAGCTAAAGCAAAAACTTGCAGAATTGCTAGAAGAAACTCTGCTTGAGAGCAAGGAGCTGAGTAAAGTTAAAGAAAATTTCACTTTGTTTCAAAAGTGTTTAACCGGCTACTTAGACGCACTCAAAAGTGATGCCAACTATGACCAACAACGAGCAATGTTACGTAGCTGCACCTTTGCTAGCGGAATGCGGCGGTCCAAAAAATGGGACGAAGATCTGTTGGACTTTTATGATGAGGCCCTGGCCCTCAAAAATGAGGCAACAGAACAAGTTTTTACTATTTTTACGTCTTTTTATGCGACCACTGAAAAAGAGCAAGTTGAGTTGCTAGATAAGGGCCAGCAACTCACTACGGCCATTACCAGAGCTGAACTGGCTTTAATTGATCGCTTTACTGAATTGAAACGGTCAGAAAATCTGCTCGACTTTAGTGATATGGAGCAGCTCGCTTACCAAATCCTCAGTCAAGATACCACCAATTCACAAGTGGCGCGCTCCTTTTACCAGAACAAGTTTAAAGAAATTATGGTTGACGAGTATCAAGACATTAATGCCTTGCAGGAAAAAATTCTCCAATTAATTAAACATGAGGGACAAAACAACTTATTTATGGTGGGGGATGTCAAACAATCTATCTATGGCTTTCGGCAGGCTGAACCGGCCCTGTTTTTGCATAAGTACCACCAGGCTGCCGACCAGAAAAATCCGGGCGCGGAACGTATTCTGCTTTCTGAGAATTTTCGGTCTACTAAACCCGTAGTCAAGTTTGTCAACCAGGTCTTTGACCGCGTCCTAACAACCGGCTTTGGCGGCATCAATTATGCTGAGGAAGGACAGTTAGTTTGGGGAGCCGACTACTATCCCGCCCCCTTGCCGCAAGCTACCGAGCTTATTTATCATGATCAGGAACAAGCTAATGAGGAGCGCCAGGATGATGACGATGAGCTTGATTCGGCTGAGATTGCTATGGTCATTAACCGCATCAAGCAGTTCAACAATGAAAATTTGCAGGTTTATGATTCGCAAACGGGTAAATTACGCAAGTTTGAATACAGTGACATTGCCATTTTAACCAGGAGTCGCAGTGACAACTTACGAATTATGCAAGAATTTGCCAAAAACCAGCTACCACTGCTGGTAACTGACGCCAAAAACTACTTCCAAACGCTGGAACTCACTATTATTATGAATTATCTGCGGATTATTGATAATCCCGACCAGGATATTCCATTAGTTGCAGTGCTGCGGTCGCCGGTGTTTAACTTTACTGAAGCGGACCTGGCTAAGATCAGAATTCAGAGCCCTAAAACCAGCTTTTATTATGCCTTAACCGCCTATTTGACGGTAAGCGATCAGCTAAGTTCAAAGGTTAAAGACTTTTTAAATCAACTGGAAGATTTGCGAAAATTCTCAACCAACCACCGTATTTCTGAGTTAATTTGGAGTATCTATGAACGAACCAGCCTCTTAGAGATTATGACAGCCTTACCTAACGGCAAGCAGCGCCGAGTTAACCTTGAGGCCTTGTATGAGCGAGCAACTTCATACGAAAGCGCCGGCTTTAAGGGGCTTTACCAGTTTATTAACTTTATCGAGCGCATGCGCCGTAGCCAGAAAGACTTGGCCCAGCCGCTCTTAACTAAGGAAGCTGACCACGCCGTCAGATTGATGACTATCCATGGGTCCAAGGGATTAGAATTCCCCATTGTTTTTTACCTTGGCCTGCAACACCGCTTTCAAATGCGTGAGCTCAGCAATAACTACCTCATTAGCGGCGATAACGTGGGCTTAACGGTCCGCCAGGAACATTACTGGGCTGATACACTGCTTAAGTCCGCTGACAATTTGGATAAAAAGCAACAGCTGCTTGAAGAAGAGGCCCGTATTATGTACGTGGGAATGACGCGAGCTCGGCAAAAGCTGATTCTTGTTGCTGATTTAAAGAACGTACCCCAGACAACCAAAGTCTGGGACCAGCAGTCAGCTCACCACCGCCAGCTGACTTTACATGATAAGTTAGCCGCAACTAGTCCCATGAGCTACATTGGGCCAGCAATTAAGTGGGACCGGCAGGTCCCCCAGACCATTGGTGAGGTTACTGCTGCCCTTGATGAAAGCCAAGACCTGCTCATCTTCAACTACCAAGAAGAACCGATTAAAGCAGCGGTAGTCGCGCCAGCAAACCATGAAGCAAAAAATGATCCAGCCACCTTGCTAGAGAAGACCGCCCAAAAACTTTATGACTTTTCTTATCCTTTTAAGGACGCCAGCCAAACAACGGCTTATCAATCGGTCTCAGAAATCAAAAAAGCCTTCAACGATCCACTGGATGTCGAACTGGAAAATGCCCACCTATTGTCCTCGACAAATCGCTACCTTCAACCAATTGATACTAAGCCCAACTTTCTGTTTGAAACTAAGTATACCGGGACTGAGATTGGCACGGCAATGCACCTTATTTTGCAATATTATGATTATCGCGGACCCGGTGACCGGGCCCAGTTAGAACACGAACTGGATGACCTAGTGGACCAGAATAAGCTGCAGGCGGCAATTGTCCCCAGCCTAAACTTAGATCAGCTTGATTGGTTCGTGCACAGCGATTTTGCCCGCTATTTTTGGCGGAATCCGGAAAATTTGCAGCGTGAAGTCGAGTTTTCGAGTCTACTACCAGCGGCCAAACTGTTTGCTGATTTTAGTGATCCTAGCGCACAAATTTTGATTCATGGTACCATTGACGGGTACTTTACTGGCGATGATGGTATCATATTATTTGACTATAAGACTGACCATATTGATACTGACCACTTGGAGCTGGCCATCTCCAAAATCAAAGAAAAGTACACCGGCCAGCTCCGCTTGTACGAGCGGGCACTAAATTCTTTTGCCAGCAAACGGGTCAGCCACAAGTATTTGATTTTGCTTGATGCTGAGCAAGTTGTCGAAGTTAGCTAG
- a CDS encoding PD-(D/E)XK nuclease family protein, giving the protein MIKILVGRQTDQLQEQVLQLAVTNYQQSPEQETFVIVPNHIKFTTEVRAISKLAVSQQQVEQAVKNLQVLSFSRLAWFFLKDAPTSIPSQLDDAAAAMLLAKIIEQKRPELHLFKSANISPGLVKQLYETILEVRTGNLDLDDIDSEKLDLETKNKLADLKVIYDAFIAGIAGKFSTSNEVQLQLNEYLASQPDLQHTDFYFSDFSHFTLQECLTIKLLMLHARSVTLAFKTQTGDINRDPEPGDYDYVIQTTINQLLNYINQHKLPYQVETVPISPVLNQRERLNDFWTGISPAPSELNQVQLVRADNRYAEAYFVARTIYQQVALQHYRYRDFLVLAPNLHEYETYLTPILRQNNIPFFNDLEQEMKYHPLVVLIENIAQLATKPLQTQNLLTIMKTHLIIPKWYKDEAAYLQDVDQLENFVLAHGINHQLWQRDFTSFVAAKTIRLDQVPDQVAKINKLKNFFVKQVTDLLTKLAKEKDTQQALTVFFNWLTQNGVPSSLEKWREAAQDQGDLQQARQSEQVWDLLINLLRDYLLINPAEFTSAEFFAVLVNGFKEATFSQIPSTLDAVDLSETGIVQVDGYKQVFILGATSNGLPQIQTTPGFLSTENLEQLSANFGEDAYLEDRQQLSNLDQNYQFGLSLALAQDQVYLSYAVAGSENEAVEPSLYYERFKKAGAAEFCQHDLPEKRQELLSFLTNPEASLGYLTYLQRTDQNVAVDALLKLTAERLPQKTALVLAGSQFINEPTDIGAPLAQQLYGENLNSSVSQLETFYGNSFEYFLNYGLRLRKRFDNELDVIQAGNYFHETFDRLVKELSQRSLDLAEIDEPTLKQLLDLVRGKMKAEARYQQLLTDPFNQFLFNCLDQTTTAVAGNWHQAVQKTPLRAKYAELSFGLGEQVTGLNFELPDLAGNHQVNLRGKMDRVDLAPVPEQKGVLAQVIDYKSSAQKFNLGLFYNGISLQMVSYLDVLAQNQDFFAGQQPLALLGAFYQTVTRQVERLNGKNLYASDLTLKQPSLDGQARLKYTGLINNDQLRLLEAEPELKQPSSSSQLYAGISAKKDGSITVRGNAFNDDELKLLLEYDEALIKGAASQILAGKIKLNPYQYGKAVNALAYSDYRDILFFDAMLKENQYHRIGNLSKKELLAKIKAKLGKDE; this is encoded by the coding sequence ATGATCAAAATTTTAGTCGGTCGACAGACCGACCAGCTGCAAGAACAAGTTTTGCAACTGGCGGTTACAAATTATCAGCAGTCACCAGAACAAGAAACTTTTGTCATTGTCCCTAATCACATTAAGTTTACCACAGAAGTACGGGCAATAAGCAAACTAGCCGTCAGCCAGCAGCAGGTTGAGCAAGCGGTAAAAAATTTACAGGTTCTGTCTTTTTCGCGGCTGGCCTGGTTCTTTTTAAAAGATGCTCCCACCAGCATCCCCAGTCAGCTTGACGATGCCGCTGCGGCCATGCTACTTGCTAAAATAATCGAGCAAAAGCGACCTGAATTACATCTTTTTAAGAGTGCCAATATTAGTCCTGGTCTCGTAAAGCAGCTTTATGAAACGATTTTAGAAGTTCGTACGGGTAATCTTGACCTTGATGACATTGACTCCGAAAAGCTGGATCTTGAAACCAAGAATAAGCTGGCCGATTTGAAGGTGATTTATGATGCCTTTATTGCTGGCATTGCGGGTAAATTCTCCACTTCTAATGAAGTTCAACTGCAGCTAAACGAATATTTAGCTAGTCAACCAGACTTACAGCACACCGACTTTTATTTTAGCGATTTTTCACACTTTACCCTGCAAGAATGCTTAACGATCAAGCTACTTATGCTTCATGCCCGCAGCGTTACGCTGGCTTTTAAAACCCAAACCGGTGATATCAACCGGGACCCTGAACCAGGCGACTACGATTACGTTATTCAGACGACCATCAACCAACTGCTTAACTACATAAACCAGCATAAGTTGCCATATCAGGTAGAAACGGTGCCAATCTCACCTGTACTTAACCAGCGTGAACGACTGAATGACTTCTGGACCGGCATTAGCCCGGCACCAAGTGAACTGAATCAGGTGCAACTAGTTCGAGCAGATAACCGCTATGCTGAAGCCTACTTCGTTGCCCGCACCATTTACCAGCAGGTAGCATTACAGCATTATCGCTACCGCGACTTTTTGGTCTTAGCGCCTAATTTACATGAGTACGAAACCTATTTGACACCGATCTTGCGGCAAAATAACATTCCTTTTTTCAATGATCTAGAGCAGGAAATGAAGTACCATCCCCTGGTAGTCTTAATTGAAAACATTGCCCAACTAGCAACCAAGCCGTTACAGACGCAAAATCTCTTAACAATTATGAAAACTCACCTGATCATTCCTAAATGGTACAAGGATGAGGCTGCCTACCTCCAAGATGTCGATCAATTGGAGAATTTTGTCTTGGCCCACGGTATTAACCATCAGCTCTGGCAGCGCGACTTTACGTCCTTTGTTGCTGCCAAAACGATTCGCCTTGATCAGGTTCCTGATCAGGTGGCCAAAATCAACAAGTTAAAAAATTTCTTTGTCAAGCAGGTTACGGACCTCCTAACCAAGTTAGCTAAGGAAAAGGACACCCAGCAGGCTCTTACTGTTTTCTTTAACTGGTTAACGCAAAACGGCGTGCCAAGCAGCTTAGAAAAATGGCGTGAAGCCGCCCAAGATCAGGGCGATTTGCAGCAAGCACGCCAGTCCGAGCAGGTCTGGGACTTGTTAATTAACCTCTTGCGTGATTACCTCTTGATCAACCCAGCTGAATTTACTTCCGCTGAATTTTTTGCTGTGCTGGTTAATGGCTTTAAGGAAGCCACTTTTTCACAAATCCCGTCCACTTTAGATGCCGTTGATCTTTCCGAAACTGGAATTGTGCAAGTTGATGGCTATAAGCAAGTTTTTATTCTGGGGGCGACCAGTAATGGTCTACCGCAAATTCAGACTACCCCTGGCTTCTTAAGTACAGAAAACCTGGAACAATTGAGTGCGAACTTCGGCGAGGATGCTTACCTTGAAGACCGGCAGCAACTCAGTAACCTAGACCAGAACTACCAATTCGGCTTATCGCTGGCCCTGGCTCAAGACCAGGTTTATTTGTCTTATGCCGTTGCTGGTAGCGAAAATGAGGCCGTTGAGCCGTCACTTTACTATGAACGCTTTAAAAAGGCTGGGGCAGCGGAATTTTGTCAACATGACTTACCGGAAAAACGGCAAGAGCTATTATCATTTTTGACTAATCCTGAAGCGAGCCTAGGTTATCTGACCTATCTGCAACGGACTGACCAGAATGTTGCAGTCGACGCTTTGCTCAAGCTGACAGCGGAACGGCTGCCGCAAAAAACGGCCTTAGTGCTGGCCGGCAGTCAATTTATTAATGAACCAACAGATATCGGGGCGCCTTTGGCCCAGCAACTATACGGGGAAAACCTCAATTCATCAGTCTCACAGCTTGAAACCTTCTATGGCAACTCCTTTGAGTACTTTTTGAACTATGGGTTACGTTTGCGGAAGCGCTTTGATAATGAACTCGATGTTATTCAGGCTGGTAATTACTTTCACGAAACCTTCGACCGGCTGGTTAAGGAACTCAGCCAGCGCTCACTTGATCTAGCAGAAATTGATGAACCAACCCTCAAGCAACTGCTGGACCTGGTACGCGGTAAAATGAAAGCAGAAGCTAGATACCAGCAACTACTGACTGATCCGTTTAACCAATTTTTATTTAACTGTTTGGATCAGACAACCACAGCTGTAGCAGGGAACTGGCACCAAGCGGTGCAAAAAACTCCGCTCCGGGCCAAGTATGCCGAGCTGAGCTTTGGCCTGGGTGAGCAGGTAACCGGACTAAACTTCGAATTGCCCGACCTGGCCGGCAACCACCAAGTCAACCTGCGCGGTAAAATGGACCGGGTTGACCTGGCTCCGGTACCAGAGCAAAAAGGGGTATTGGCCCAAGTGATTGACTATAAATCTTCGGCACAAAAATTCAACCTTGGACTATTTTATAACGGAATATCCTTGCAGATGGTGTCATATCTTGATGTGCTGGCGCAAAACCAGGACTTTTTCGCTGGTCAACAGCCACTGGCGTTACTCGGCGCCTTTTACCAAACGGTTACGCGCCAGGTTGAGCGTTTGAACGGCAAGAATCTTTATGCAAGTGATCTTACCCTCAAGCAACCTAGCTTGGATGGTCAAGCGCGGCTGAAGTACACCGGTTTAATTAATAATGACCAATTAAGGTTGCTCGAAGCGGAGCCGGAATTAAAGCAGCCTAGTTCGTCCTCACAACTTTATGCTGGCATTAGCGCTAAAAAGGATGGCAGCATAACTGTTCGAGGGAACGCCTTCAATGACGATGAGCTTAAACTCTTGCTGGAATACGATGAAGCTTTGATTAAAGGTGCAGCGAGCCAGATTCTCGCGGGCAAAATCAAGCTTAACCCTTATCAATACGGCAAGGCGGTTAATGCACTAGCTTATTCTGATTACCGCGATATTTTATTTTTTGATGCCATGCTTAAAGAGAATCAATACCACCGTATCGGCAATCTTAGTAAAAAGGAATTACTAGCCAAGATCAAAGCAAAATTAGGAAAAGATGAATAA
- the mvk gene encoding mevalonate kinase translates to MKNSYLAHGKVILMGEHAVVYGYDALALPLKSLQIRTTVERAAEMWMATAKYHGPFWAAPAEYDGLKYVVRTMLTKAASQQPLKFTYRGQIPTKRGLGSSASVALATTRVLNDYFKLGLTEAEVIAITNQAETINHGQASGLDAATVNSDHLIFFNQKRGPVALQAELKASLLIMDTGELGSTKEAVALVHQQLEQSPAAASKLATLGQLATETKTAWLKQDQQGVGHNFNRAQAILTSLDLSTAKIAELQKIALSHGALGFKLSGSGLGGIVIALCKDQVLARRIATACQSLVTNSWIEEI, encoded by the coding sequence ATGAAAAACAGTTATTTGGCTCATGGTAAAGTGATTTTAATGGGCGAACACGCCGTTGTTTATGGCTACGATGCCTTAGCTCTGCCCCTTAAGTCGCTGCAAATCAGGACTACGGTTGAACGTGCAGCAGAAATGTGGATGGCGACCGCCAAGTACCATGGTCCTTTTTGGGCGGCCCCAGCTGAATATGATGGATTAAAGTACGTAGTAAGAACTATGCTGACCAAAGCGGCCAGTCAGCAGCCTCTTAAGTTCACTTATCGCGGTCAGATTCCCACTAAGCGCGGCCTGGGCTCAAGCGCCAGTGTTGCTCTGGCTACTACCCGGGTGCTGAACGATTATTTTAAGCTGGGGCTCACTGAGGCAGAAGTTATCGCTATCACTAACCAGGCTGAAACAATCAATCACGGCCAAGCATCAGGTTTAGACGCCGCCACAGTTAACTCTGACCACCTAATCTTTTTTAACCAAAAAAGGGGGCCGGTAGCCCTGCAAGCGGAACTAAAGGCAAGCCTGTTGATTATGGATACTGGTGAATTGGGCAGCACTAAGGAAGCGGTCGCGCTAGTTCACCAGCAATTGGAGCAGTCCCCTGCAGCAGCAAGCAAGCTGGCGACTCTGGGACAATTAGCAACTGAAACCAAAACAGCCTGGCTTAAGCAAGACCAGCAAGGTGTCGGACACAACTTTAACCGCGCCCAAGCGATTTTGACTTCCTTGGATCTTTCCACTGCCAAAATTGCCGAACTGCAAAAAATTGCCCTCTCTCACGGTGCGTTGGGTTTTAAACTATCTGGCAGTGGTCTGGGCGGTATTGTCATTGCCCTGTGCAAAGACCAGGTACTGGCGCGGAGAATAGCTACTGCATGCCAGTCACTAGTTACTAATAGCTGGATTGAGGAGATTTAA
- the mvaD gene encoding diphosphomevalonate decarboxylase has product MEKTVRAHTNIALIKYWGKADAKLRLPLMSSLSMTLDQFYTDTRVVKSDQDRFFLNGSEQTGSSKQRVFDYLHVLQKRLGQTGHLRVESTNHVPTAAGLASSSSAFAALAGAFCAYYKLEVSRKELSRLARLGSGSASRSIYGGFAIWQKGTDDASSYAYALDEKPKLDLQLLAVELNQQPKFLSSTGGMSQAPSSPFFQPWLARNQEELAAMTKAIQDNDFSRLGQLAELNANEMHAINLTAAPGFTYFEPATIAAIKLVQKIRASGIECYYTIDAGPNVKILCQLKNVKEITKQFVSEFENAKIVMQSFGPGISYLD; this is encoded by the coding sequence ATGGAAAAAACTGTTCGTGCACACACTAATATTGCGTTAATTAAGTATTGGGGCAAAGCAGATGCTAAACTGCGTCTGCCCTTAATGTCTAGTCTGTCAATGACCCTGGATCAATTTTATACTGATACAAGAGTGGTCAAGAGCGACCAAGATCGCTTTTTTCTTAATGGCAGTGAACAAACCGGTTCAAGCAAGCAACGGGTTTTTGACTACCTGCATGTCTTACAAAAGCGCTTGGGCCAGACTGGACATTTGCGGGTAGAATCCACTAACCACGTGCCGACAGCCGCCGGCTTGGCCTCATCCAGTTCGGCGTTTGCTGCTCTGGCTGGGGCTTTTTGTGCATATTATAAGTTGGAGGTCAGCCGTAAGGAGTTATCTCGGCTCGCCCGGCTCGGCTCGGGCTCTGCCAGTCGATCGATCTATGGCGGCTTTGCCATCTGGCAAAAGGGCACCGATGATGCTTCATCCTATGCCTATGCCCTGGATGAAAAGCCAAAGCTGGACTTGCAACTGCTAGCGGTTGAACTGAATCAGCAGCCTAAGTTTTTGTCTTCAACTGGCGGGATGAGTCAAGCACCCTCCTCCCCCTTTTTTCAGCCCTGGTTAGCGCGCAACCAAGAAGAATTGGCGGCCATGACTAAGGCTATCCAAGACAACGACTTTTCTCGCCTGGGCCAGCTGGCTGAGTTGAATGCCAATGAAATGCATGCCATCAACTTGACCGCTGCACCTGGCTTCACTTATTTTGAACCAGCAACTATTGCCGCTATCAAGCTTGTCCAAAAAATCCGGGCTAGCGGCATCGAATGTTACTACACCATTGACGCTGGTCCTAATGTCAAAATTTTGTGCCAATTAAAAAATGTAAAAGAAATTACTAAGCAGTTTGTATCAGAATTTGAAAATGCTAAGATAGTAATGCAAAGTTTTGGTCCGGGTATCAGCTACCTGGACTAG
- a CDS encoding phosphomevalonate kinase, giving the protein MITEQAPGKLYIAGEYGVLEPDCPAILVAVNQFIRVSITKTNSAAGIIHSRQYSQDSIHWVRRGFKMVIDNRDNPFEYILAAISYTERFCLEQHVKMKLYDLHINSDLDSSDGKKYGLGSSAAVTVATVKAILRFYNVPFSNELVYKLSAISHYSVQGNGSAGDIAASVYGGWIAYQTFDKNWLKQELNHKTLSEVVSEAWPGLKIQLLTPPVGLNLMIGWSQQPASTSRLVDETNANKAALNGEYQQFIDFSRQCVLEMINGFENKDIHLIQKQIRVNRQLLRHFARINQIAIEIPRLSKLINIAESCGGAAKTSGAGNGDCGIVIADAQTDVTALEQEWRQNGIMPLDLHVHQSKIKQ; this is encoded by the coding sequence TTGATAACAGAACAAGCCCCCGGAAAATTGTATATTGCTGGAGAATATGGTGTTTTAGAACCAGATTGCCCGGCTATCTTAGTTGCGGTCAACCAGTTTATTCGGGTCTCAATTACGAAAACTAATTCTGCTGCCGGAATAATTCATTCAAGGCAATATTCCCAGGATTCAATTCATTGGGTACGGCGGGGCTTCAAGATGGTCATTGACAATCGGGATAACCCCTTTGAGTATATTTTAGCTGCCATTTCATACACTGAACGGTTCTGTCTTGAGCAGCATGTGAAGATGAAATTGTACGACTTGCACATTAACTCGGACTTGGATTCTTCCGACGGTAAAAAGTACGGTCTGGGGTCAAGCGCGGCAGTTACCGTAGCCACGGTTAAGGCGATTTTACGTTTTTATAATGTGCCATTTAGTAATGAACTGGTTTACAAGCTTTCAGCAATTTCGCATTATTCTGTCCAGGGTAACGGGTCAGCTGGTGACATTGCGGCCAGCGTATATGGTGGCTGGATTGCCTACCAAACCTTTGATAAGAACTGGCTCAAGCAAGAACTAAACCACAAAACACTGTCAGAGGTTGTTAGTGAGGCTTGGCCTGGTTTGAAAATTCAGCTCCTTACCCCGCCAGTTGGACTGAATTTGATGATTGGTTGGAGCCAACAACCCGCTTCGACTTCGCGTCTGGTGGATGAAACTAATGCTAATAAGGCGGCCCTTAATGGTGAATATCAGCAGTTCATTGACTTTTCCCGGCAATGCGTCTTGGAAATGATTAACGGTTTTGAAAATAAAGACATTCACTTAATTCAAAAGCAAATCCGCGTAAACCGGCAATTGCTGCGTCACTTTGCGCGGATTAACCAAATTGCGATAGAAATTCCGCGCCTGTCTAAGTTAATTAACATTGCGGAGAGTTGCGGGGGGGCTGCTAAGACATCTGGCGCTGGCAACGGTGATTGCGGGATCGTCATTGCTGATGCCCAAACAGATGTTACAGCCTTAGAGCAAGAATGGCGCCAAAATGGGATCATGCCACTCGACTTGCACGTGCACCAAAGCAAAATTAAGCAGTAG